The Helianthus annuus cultivar XRQ/B chromosome 16, HanXRQr2.0-SUNRISE, whole genome shotgun sequence genome includes a window with the following:
- the LOC110918911 gene encoding clumping factor B-like, whose translation MYQRDCPLLKEGNSETTPAVKQITVEENKNNASPSTPKPLVVKDYDWSEEIAEAKEQVNKALMAKISSESSSKQFEKQTVRIPKGDNTADKGLRSILTSMEPENEKKSGEGKEHVSEKVSDQEKGKEKVPAAAMKTESSKEKADKDLVNSIPLSFKEKLCTPACVDVVAHYKSLNLEFERQKDKALKFNNELKQNEAAYQRNQKAFTDIKNCQRPTFVKDGIGYKDRHGNERKLFFPPHSKNYVPMPTPHPENDLKNEKAFVEQNDFCENETTANCSKSNADPIVCKEDVCDEDGDCGGSKIGIGYSGDIACESPVFVPELKKNSFGKFLTEEIPEFIPSRTGMTDSEKSVTEDHGNEDSSITASEDEQGSESSSEDQTTSGESLEFPSDETQQSSSEDQTTNDESFKCSNAETIEDQDSESSNEDQSYNESSYEASEEQSSSEDNTSESSSDSDSDEEYSEDESRVDK comes from the exons ATGTATCAG cgtgattgtcctTTGTTGAAAGAAGGAAACAGTGAAACCACTCCTGCTGTAAAGCAAATCACAGTTGAAGAAAACAAGAACAACGCGTCTCCTAGCACGCCAAAACCTCTAGTCGTCAAAGactatgattggagtgaagaaaTTGCTGAAGCAAAGGAGCAAGTCAACAAAGCTCTGATGGCTAAGATCTCAAGTGAGTCCTCATCGAAGCAGTTTGAAAAGCAGACAGTCAGAATTCCAAAAGGAGACAATACTGCTGACAAAGGTCTGAGAAGCATTCTCACCTCCATGGAGCCTGAGAATGAAAAGAAGTCCGGAGAAGGAAAGGAGCATGTGTCTGAAAAGGTGTCTGATCAAGAGAAAGGCAAGGAAAAGGTCCCAGCTGCAGCTATGAAAACAGAGTCATCAAAAGAAAAAGCTGACAAGGACTTGGTAAACAGTATTCCACTTAGTTTCAAAGAAAAATTATGCACACCTGCATGCGTTGATGTTGTGGCACATTACAAGTCTCTAAATCTAGAATTTGAGAGACAAAAAgacaaagctttaaaatttaacaacgaGCTTAAACAGAATGAGGCTGCATATCAAagaaa tcaaaaggcctttactgacatcaAAAACTGCCAACGACCAACGTTTGTGAAAGACGGGATTGGGTATAAGGACaggcacggaaatgaaagaaaactcttCTTTCCACCACATAGCAAAAATTATGTGCCTATGCCGACTCCTCATCCCGAAAATGATCTCAAAAATGAAAAGGCCTTTGTTGAACAAAATGACTTTTGTGAAAATGAAACAACCGCTAACTGTTCTAAAAGTAATGCAGATCCAATTgtgtgtaaagaagatgtgtgcgatgaggatgGAGACTGCGGCGGTTCAAAAATAGGAATCGgatattcaggcgaca TTGCttgtgaatctcctgtatttgtgccagaattgAAAAAGAATAGTTTTGGAAAATTCCTCACAGAGGAAATTCCCGAATTTATTCCTTCTAGAACTGGTATGACAGATTCAGAAAAGAGTGTCACTGAAGATCATGGCAATGAAGACTCAAGCATCACTGCCTCAGAAGACGAGCAAGGATCAGAAAGTTCAAGTGAAGATCAAACAACAAGTGGTGAAAGTCTCGAATTCCCTAGTGATGAAACCCAGCAATCCTCAAGTGAAGATCAAACCACTAATGATGAGAGCTTTAAATGTTCAAATGCTGAAACCATCGAAGACCAAGACTCAGAAAGTTCAAACGAAGATCAAAGCTACAATGAGTCAAGTTACGAAGCAAGTGAAGAGCAAAGCTCAAGCGAGGATAACACGTCTGAAAGTTCATCCGATTCAGACAGTGATGAAGAATACTCAGAAGATGAAAGCAGAGTGGACAAGTAG